A region of the Denitrificimonas caeni genome:
CCTTGTTAGTCGTCAATCCCGAAGGTTACCGCAATCTCACTGAATTGATTTCACTGGGCTATACCCAAGGTCAGCACAATGGTTTGGTTGTTATTCAGCGTGAATGGGTTGTGCGCTTTGCTGCGGGACTAATTGCTTTATCTGGGGCGAAAGAGGGTGAGATTGGTTTAGCACTGTTGGCCGGTGAAACAGCTAAAGCTGAGCAATTGCTGGCGAGCTGGCAAGGGGTTTTTACTGATCGCTTTTATTTGGAGCTGCAACGCACCGAGCGCCCCAACGATGAAGAGCATGTGCATGCTGCAGTGGCGTTAGCTGCGCGCAGTGGTGTGCCTGTGGTTGCAACCAATGATGTGCGTTTTTTGCGTAAAGAAGACTTTGAAGCGCACGAAACACGGGTGTGCATCGGGGAGGGGCGAGCGTTAGATGACCCACGCCGGCAGCGGGTGTATTCCGAGCAGCAATATTTAAAAACGCCAGAAGAAATGGCTGAGTTGTTTGCCGATATCCCAGAAGCATTACGCAACAGCGTTGAGATTGCTAAGCGCTGTAATATCGAAGTGCAATTGGGTACGCACTTTTTGCCGGACTTCCCTGTGCCTGAGGGCATGACTATTGGTGAGTACCTCAGTCAAGTCTCTTTTGAAGGTTTAGAAGAGCGTCTGTCGGTTACTTTGCCTAAAGACACTCCAGATTACGCCGCAAAGCGCCAAGTGTATGACGATCGCCTCACCTTTGAGTTGAATATTATTAACCAGATGGGCTTTCCTGGTTACTTCTTGATCGTTATGGACTTTATCCACTGGGCGAAAAACAATGGCGTACCAGTGGGGCCGGGACGAGGTTCTGGGGCCGGTAGTTTAGTGGCGTATGTACTGCACATTACTAACATTGACCCCTTATTGTACGACCTGCTTTTTGAGCGCTTCCTGAACCCTGAGCGGGTTTCCATGCCTGACTTTGACGTGGACTTCTGCATGGATGGCCGCGATCGCGTGATTGACTATGTGGCTGATCGTTATGGGCGTGAGGCGGTCAGTCAAATTATTACCTTTGGTACTATGGCGGCGAAAGCTGTAGTGCGTGATGTGGCGCGGGTGCAAGGCAAAGCCTATGGCTTGGCTGATCGTCTGTCGAAAATGATTCCATTTGAGCCTGGCATGACTCTCGGTAAGGCCTTTGCCGCAGAGGAGGCCTTACGGGACTTCTTAGCGGTGGACGAAGAGGCTGCAGAAATTTGGGAGATGGCGCTCAAGCTTGAGGGAATTACCCGCGGTACCGGTAAACATGCCGGTGGTGTGGTGATTGCGCCAACCAAGCTAACGGATTTTTCGCCAGTTTCGTGCGATGAAGACGGTGAGGGGTTAGTCACACAGTTTGACAAGGATGATGTTGAGTCCGCTGGGCTGGTGAAGTTTGACTTCTTAGGCTTGCGCACCCTAACCATTATTAAATGGGCGTTGGAGAATATTAACCGCGACCGCGCCAAACTCAATGAGCCACCGCTGGACATTGATTTTATTCCGCTGGACGACAAGCCCACTTATCAAATGCTGCAGCGTGCAGAAACCACTGCGGTGTTCCAGCTTGAATCGCGCGGTATGAAAGAGCTGATCAAAAAGCTCAAGCCTGACTGCTTGGAAGACCTCATTGCTCTGGTTGCCTTATTCCGCCCCGGCCCTTTGCAATCGGGCATGGTTGACGACTTTATTAACCGTAAGCATGGTCGAGCAGAGCTGGCTTATCCGCACCCAGACTATCAATACGCAGGTTTGGAGCCTGTTCTAGAGCCCACTTACGGGATTATTCTCTATCAAGAACAGGTGATGCAGATTGCTCAGGTGATGGCTGGTTACTCCCTCGGTGAAGCAGATATGTTGCGCCGTGCTATGGGTAAAAAACAGCCGGAAGAAATGGCGCAGCAGCGCGGCGGTTTTATTGCGGGTTGTAAAAACAACAATATTGATGCTGATCTGGCCGGTAATATTTTTGACTTGGTTGAGAAATTTGCCGGTTACGGTTTTAACAAGTCGCACTCGGCAGCCTACGGTCTAGTCTCGTATCAAACCGCTTGGTTAAAGCAGCATTACCCGCCGCAATTTATGGCGGCAGTGTTGTCGGCGGATATGGATAACACCGATAAAGTGGTTATTCTGGTTGATGAATGCCGCAGTATGAAATTGCGCCTGGTCGCGCCGGATGTGAATCAGTCGGAATATAAGTTTACGGTCAATGATGAAGGGCATGTGGTTTACGGGCTTGGCGCGATTAAAGGTGTGGGTGAGGGGCCGGTAGAAGCCATTGTCAGTGCGCGCGGTAATCAGCCTTTTAAGGATCTATTCGATTTTTGTGCACGCATGGATCTCAAGCGTATCAATAAACGCACTCTGGATGCATTAGTGCGCAGCGGTGCCTTAGACCGTATGGGGCCGTATTTCTCTGAGCAGTTGGATGAATACCTGGCGGGTATTGACCGTAACCGCGCGGTGCTGTTGGCGGCGATGGAAGAGGCACTAAAAACTGCGGATCAAGCCGCGCGTAATCTAGAAAGCGGGCATATGGACTTGTTTGGCGATATTTTAGCTGAGCAAGAGGTGGATATTTATGCGCAATACCGCAATGCTCGCGAGCTGACCTTAAAAGAGCGCTTGAAAGGTGAAAAAGACACCCTAGGCTTGTACCTGACAGGCCACCCTATTGATGAGTATGAGGGTGAAGTGCGGCGTTTTGCGCGCCAGCGTCTGGTTGATTTGCGGCCATCCCGTGATACGCAAACTGTTGCTGGCTTAATTATCAGCTTGCGGGTAATGCGCAACAAAAAAGGCGATCGCATGGGCTTTATTGTCCTTGATGATCGCTCGGCGCGGGTTGAGGTGTCTTTGTTTTCTGAAGCTTTTAATCAGGCGCAAGCGCTATTGCAAACTGATGCTTTAGTGGTGGTGGAAGGCGAAGTCAGTCATGATGACTTCTCAGGTGGTTTACGTGTACGGGCCAAGCGTGTGATGAGTCTTGAAGAGGCACGCACCGGTTTAGCAGAAAGTTTACGCTTGAATGTGTCTGTGACAGACTTAAGTCGTGACAGCTTAGCGCGGCTAAAAGCATTACTATTGCAATATAAAGGCCAATGCCCGCTGACGGTGAACTATAACGGTGGCAGTGCTAAAGCACTTTTAGAGTTTTCCAGTGACTGGCAAATTGAGCCAACAGACGATCTTATTCAGGCATTACGTGACCTATTTGGTCGTGATAACGTCTTTTTGCATTATCGTTAGTATCAGTGCGTCGACTTGATGCCGAGCCTGTAGAGGCTCTACGCGATAAAATATTTGGTGATTTACGCACTGCTATTGCGTAAATCTTTAACATTGCAGCACGGCCTGACCGCCGTAACAGAAAAATGGATGCCCCTGATGAACCCTAGTTTTTTGGATTTTGAACAGCCCATTGCCGATCTTCAGGCGAAAATTGAAGAGTTACGATTGGTAGGTAATGACAACGATTTAAATATTGGCGATGAGGTTTCGCGCCTGCAGGAAAAAAGTAACTCACTGACCAAGAGTATTTTTTCTAACTTAACCAGCTGGCAGATTGCCCGCATGGCGCGCCATCCGCAGCGCCCTTACACGCTGGATTATATTGAGCATCTGTTTACTGAATTTGAAGAGCTGCATGGTGACCGTCACTTTGCGGATGATGCTGCTCTAGTGGGCGGCATTGCGCGCTTTAATGGTAAGCCAGTGATGGTGATTGGTCATCAAAAAGGCCGTGAAGTGCGTGAGAAAGTACGTCGCAACTTCGGTATGCCGCGCCCAGAAGGCTACCGCAAAGCCTGCCGTTTAATGGAGATGGCTGAGCGTTTTAAAATGCCAATTTTCACTTTTATTGATACACCAGGTGCTTACCCAGGTATTGATGCTGAAGAACGTGGCCAAAGTGAAGCCATTGCTTGGAATCTACGGGTGATGTCCCGTCTGAAAACACCAATTATTTCTACAGTGATTGGTGAGGGCGGTTCCGGTGGTGCTTTGGCGATTGGTGTCTGTGACCGTTTGAATATGCTGCAGTATTCCACTTATGCGGTGATTTCTCCGGAAGGCTGTGCCTCGATCTTATGGAAAACCTCTGACAAAGCTCCAGAAGCAGCAGAGGCTATGGGAATTACTGCTGAGCGTTTGCAAGGATTAAAAATTGTGGACCATGTGATTTCTGAGCCACTAGGTGGTGCGCACCGTGATGTGCCGAAAGTGGTTGAGACAATGCGTGAAGCCTTGGCTGAGCAGTTGGATGAGTTGCTC
Encoded here:
- the dnaE gene encoding DNA polymerase III subunit alpha, whose protein sequence is MSASFVHLRVHSEFSVVDGIVRIKPLIKAVSDVGMPAVAVTDQNNMSSLVKFYTAAQKGAVKPIAGADIWLASAEEDGPLTRMTLLVVNPEGYRNLTELISLGYTQGQHNGLVVIQREWVVRFAAGLIALSGAKEGEIGLALLAGETAKAEQLLASWQGVFTDRFYLELQRTERPNDEEHVHAAVALAARSGVPVVATNDVRFLRKEDFEAHETRVCIGEGRALDDPRRQRVYSEQQYLKTPEEMAELFADIPEALRNSVEIAKRCNIEVQLGTHFLPDFPVPEGMTIGEYLSQVSFEGLEERLSVTLPKDTPDYAAKRQVYDDRLTFELNIINQMGFPGYFLIVMDFIHWAKNNGVPVGPGRGSGAGSLVAYVLHITNIDPLLYDLLFERFLNPERVSMPDFDVDFCMDGRDRVIDYVADRYGREAVSQIITFGTMAAKAVVRDVARVQGKAYGLADRLSKMIPFEPGMTLGKAFAAEEALRDFLAVDEEAAEIWEMALKLEGITRGTGKHAGGVVIAPTKLTDFSPVSCDEDGEGLVTQFDKDDVESAGLVKFDFLGLRTLTIIKWALENINRDRAKLNEPPLDIDFIPLDDKPTYQMLQRAETTAVFQLESRGMKELIKKLKPDCLEDLIALVALFRPGPLQSGMVDDFINRKHGRAELAYPHPDYQYAGLEPVLEPTYGIILYQEQVMQIAQVMAGYSLGEADMLRRAMGKKQPEEMAQQRGGFIAGCKNNNIDADLAGNIFDLVEKFAGYGFNKSHSAAYGLVSYQTAWLKQHYPPQFMAAVLSADMDNTDKVVILVDECRSMKLRLVAPDVNQSEYKFTVNDEGHVVYGLGAIKGVGEGPVEAIVSARGNQPFKDLFDFCARMDLKRINKRTLDALVRSGALDRMGPYFSEQLDEYLAGIDRNRAVLLAAMEEALKTADQAARNLESGHMDLFGDILAEQEVDIYAQYRNARELTLKERLKGEKDTLGLYLTGHPIDEYEGEVRRFARQRLVDLRPSRDTQTVAGLIISLRVMRNKKGDRMGFIVLDDRSARVEVSLFSEAFNQAQALLQTDALVVVEGEVSHDDFSGGLRVRAKRVMSLEEARTGLAESLRLNVSVTDLSRDSLARLKALLLQYKGQCPLTVNYNGGSAKALLEFSSDWQIEPTDDLIQALRDLFGRDNVFLHYR
- the accA gene encoding acetyl-CoA carboxylase carboxyl transferase subunit alpha — its product is MNPSFLDFEQPIADLQAKIEELRLVGNDNDLNIGDEVSRLQEKSNSLTKSIFSNLTSWQIARMARHPQRPYTLDYIEHLFTEFEELHGDRHFADDAALVGGIARFNGKPVMVIGHQKGREVREKVRRNFGMPRPEGYRKACRLMEMAERFKMPIFTFIDTPGAYPGIDAEERGQSEAIAWNLRVMSRLKTPIISTVIGEGGSGGALAIGVCDRLNMLQYSTYAVISPEGCASILWKTSDKAPEAAEAMGITAERLQGLKIVDHVISEPLGGAHRDVPKVVETMREALAEQLDELLTLDTEELLARRYEKLMGFGIA